The Burkholderia cepacia genomic interval CCGGACGGCGCGCCGCCCCTCACCGACAGCATCGGCGCGACCAGTACGCCGCTCGATCTCGCTGCCCAGCAGGCCGGTACGCAGACGCTGCTGCGCGGTCTAGCGATCCTCGAGGCGATCGCGAACGGCGCGCGCGACATGCGCGCGATCGGCGCCGCGCTCGGCACGACGCGCAGCACGACGCACCGCCTCGTCAGCAGCCTCGTGCAGGCGCGCTACCTGCGGCAGGTGCAGGGCGGCTACCTGCTCGGCCCGAAGCTGATCGAGCTCGGCACGATCGCGCTCGAGCAGATGCCGCTCACCGCGGTCGCGCGCCCGCACCTCGAAGCGCTCGCGGAAGCGACGCTCGACACGATCCATCTCGGCGTGCGCGACGGCGACGACGTGCTGTACATCGACAAGATTCCCGGTACGCGCGGCCTCGAGATGCGCTCGCGCGTCGGCCACCGGATGCCGCTCGCGTCGACCGGCATCGGCAAGGCGATGATGCTCGACCTCGATCCCGACCTGTGGCGCTCGCTGTTCGAGGCCGCACGGCGCGCGCTGGCCGGCGTCAATTTCAAGCCCGACAACCGCCCCGAGACGAGCGCGTTCCTGCAGCGCATGGCCCATTACGCGGCCGGCGGCTATACGTTCGACCTCGAGGAGAACGAGGCGTCGATCCGCTGCGTGGCGGCACCGATCCGCGACGCATCGGGCGCGGTCGTCGCGGCGGTGTCGGTGGCGAGCACGATTCCGTACATGCCGCACGACCGGATGGACGAACTGATTCCGCTCGTGCAGCGCGAAGCGCGAGCCATTTCCGCGGAGCTGGGCTGGAGCCCGCCGCAGGGTACCCGCAGGATCAAACGATGACGACTTCGACCCGGCCCGTTCCGGATGCTCCCTCCGCCACCCCGTCGCTGATCGCGCTCGACTGGGGCACGACCTCGCTGCGCGCGTATCTGTACGACGCGCACGGCGCGCTCGTCGACACGCGCAGCCGCCCGGCGGGCGTCATGCATGTGCCGGGCGGCGGCGCGCGCGCGTTCGACGCGGTGTTCGAGGAAGCCTGCGGCGACTGGCTCGACCGCTCGCCGGGCCTGCCGGTGCTCGCCGCCGGGATGGTCGGCAGCGCGCAGGGCTGGCGCGAGGCGCCGTATGTCGCGGTGCCGGCCGGCGCCGACGCGCTCGTCGCCGGCATCGTCACGATCGAAAGCGCGCGCGGTGCGACGATCTCGATCGTGCCGGGCGTCATCGCCACGGGCGAATTGCCCGACGTGATGCGCGGCGAAGAAACGCAGATAGTCGGCGCACTCGATGAAGCTTCTTCAATTGGAGCGGATCATTCAGGTCTACTGATCGGCTTGCCGGGCACGCATGCGAA includes:
- a CDS encoding IclR family transcriptional regulator; protein product: MTNMPASFALDVRRPAPDGAPPLTDSIGATSTPLDLAAQQAGTQTLLRGLAILEAIANGARDMRAIGAALGTTRSTTHRLVSSLVQARYLRQVQGGYLLGPKLIELGTIALEQMPLTAVARPHLEALAEATLDTIHLGVRDGDDVLYIDKIPGTRGLEMRSRVGHRMPLASTGIGKAMMLDLDPDLWRSLFEAARRALAGVNFKPDNRPETSAFLQRMAHYAAGGYTFDLEENEASIRCVAAPIRDASGAVVAAVSVASTIPYMPHDRMDELIPLVQREARAISAELGWSPPQGTRRIKR